From the Lathyrus oleraceus cultivar Zhongwan6 chromosome 3, CAAS_Psat_ZW6_1.0, whole genome shotgun sequence genome, the window CGAAAAGGTGTTTTAAGTTTTTTACTTTACATCTGGATGGGCTGGATTGTTTATTTATCTATTGAACTCTTGTATTTTGTTGCTGCATGTGTCTAACTTGAAATAAGATTTTGTCTGAAATGTCGGTTTTTAAGAAACTTATGTCTTATGTTGATTAATTAACTTGTTTTCTAACTTGTTAGAAGTCTTGAACTGATATTGATTATATGTTGTGTGTATCTGCGTGTTccttttgttttctttgctttTAGGTGACTGAATTAGAGTCTTCAAGTGGTATGAAGGCACCTCAGCGAAACTCTAGATCACATTCTAGGAGTCAATCAGGAAGACGGACGGCTGGACTCTCCCATTCTGAGGGTATGACAACGGGAACAGTTTCTTCTCATAGAAATCAACAGGCTACTGGATCAGCATATTCTCAAGGAAGCACCCCTTTCCCAGGAAGGAAATCTCAGATGGCGAATGGCAATCACTTGCTCAACTTTCAGTATGATCCAATATCCCGTTCTCAACAAAGGGGTCCTCCCCCTCCCCCTCCTGCAAGAAGGCAGCGGAAGAGAAGACCATACAACAAAGATTTGTTTTTACAGGCAAATTTCAAATTCATGGTGCTAGATTCAGGAAATTATTCCCCCGAGTCAATGGATCCAGATAAAATGTTGCAGTGGGAAGATATTATATGTGTGACATATTCGACCCCTTCTCCAATTCAGTGTCCAATTTGTTTGGAGCATCCCCTGTGTCCCCAAATAACCTCATGTGGACACATTTTTTGTTTCCCATGTATTCTTCAATACTTGTTGTTGGGTGAAGAAGATCACAAAGGTGATTGCTGGAAAAGGTGTCCGTTGTGCTTTGTGATGATATCTGTCAAGGACTTATATTCAGTTCACATCACAAATGTCAAACAATATCAAGTAGGAGATAATATTGAGTTCACTTTCTTAACGAGGAAGAAGGATTCATTTACTCTCTCACATAAAAATAAACAAGAGACTGATAACTCATCATGTGGCCAAGGAGATGTATGTGACCCATTTTCTAAGTTCAGACTCACATTAGATGTAGATCTCTCAGTGAGACATGCAATATCAGATCTAGATGGTTGGCTGGCCAGAGCTGATTCAGGTCTTGTCGATGACCTGGAGAAGCTTCCATATGTTAGTGCTGCAATGCAACAACTAAAACAGAGAAAGAAGTATTGGAATGAGCACAGGGCTTCTAACAGTGAAAAATCTTCTAGCCTCATTGATTATGCACTCCAGGTACCATCAATATCTGCAAATGCTGTGGATACTGATGACGAAAACTGTTCTAGTGAATCAAGAACTTCCTCTACTGATTTCCCCGATCAAAGCAAGGTTGTAGCAATGGATAAATCAACTGCTGGAAGCTGTCAGGATGAAATTTTGGACCTGGAAAAGTTACTAGTCGAGCAGGAAATGAACTCGTCTTCTTCATATGAGGAGAAAAAATGTATTCAAGGCCATTCAAATGGCATTGGAGATGCAAAGGAAAATGACTCTTACAATTTTTATCAGGTAACTGGTGGCATTTGATTTTTTTGTTGTGTCTATCCTATGTTTCTTGCTTTTTATTTTCCTATTTGGATAGAGCAAATTTGTTGTCACATTCATTATGTGCATTATTCATATTAGGCACTATGTGGAGAAATTTGACATCATGTAAATTGCAAGATATAGGTAAGACATATTGTCTGTGTTGGGCTTGGCTCAGTTGGCTGGGATATAGAGGTAGAGTAGAGGGAGACCAAGAAAAACTATAGGTTATATTGTTAAGACTTGAGAGTAATTTAGAGGTAAATAATCTATCTTTAGATGAAATAAATGACAAGATTTTGTGGCGTTGATTGATCCACGTAAGAAGCCCCAACTAGTAGAAAAAAGCTTGGTTGCTGCTACTGAAACATGGGTAATTTCCTTGCCATCCTCTCCCTTTTTCATTCACCTCATTACGGCTACTAAAAACTTTTAAAGAAAATGTATATTGAAGAAAGCGGGTTGCAGTATGTTGTTGCCAGCAGTAAATGAAGGCTTATTGGTTGATTTTGGAGATGATAGATAATTTGTCTTTGTGATTCTAAAATCAGAAACAATTCCAGAAATGGGTTGCCGTTTAGGGGCTGGAAATGTTTCTCCTTATTTTAGAAGTAACAAGTGTTGAATCTCAGAATGAGTCTCTAATTAACTTTATTTATTCACTTAAATAAGTTTAACATGGTAGATGTTTAAACTGAAACTACTGGATTGGATCCTTCCATTCCATGTGCTATTTTTCACCAGTGATGGTAAGTGGCAGCCATGGTACTAGTAAAGCATGGCGGTTGTGTGACAAAACACCACTTTAATCCATGGCGTGGCATCTTTTATATTGTTTCTACTATTTCTATGGTCTTCATGGTGCCCACAGCGCTGTTATCCTTTGATTTTCTTGTACGGAGTGATTGTTAATGACAATATTGGTAGAGGCTTTCTTAATTGTCAAAATGTTGGTGAGGTAGGTTATGTCCAATTAGGTCCTCGGGTCACTTCCTGCTTGATATCATAGTCACTCCCAAGTTTTTAGTCATAGATGTAAATTTTGATCTGGTTTTGATACTACGCTTACTTTTTTCATCAATGACTTTAATTTCGTTCATGTCAGTTTAAAGACGTGTCGTGTTTGTTAAGATTGTCTGTTTCATGCTGGTTGTATATGCCAGTTGTTTTTAGTTTTACTACAACATGTTGATATTGAATTTTATCGAATGACATCAAATTGTGTATAGCATATTCCTTTGCCATTTAATCTTGTAATCCCTCACAGTTGCTATGTGGAATTGCTACTTTCAGATTTATCAGACAATACCTAATTGCTGCATGCATAAAGCTTTCAATTTATATCCCATGTAGTTTATAACATTTGATTTGTTACTATGCTCATATATTTTTTAGGCTGCTGATGGGCAACATCTAATTCTTCATCCTTTGAACACCAAGTGTTTACTGCACCATTATGGTAGCTATGATAAGCTCCCTCACAGGTTTGGAATAGAAATCAAAATATATTTCTCATATGTGCTGATGGCTAAATGTGTTGGTTTGTGTGCATAGGTTC encodes:
- the LOC127126754 gene encoding uncharacterized protein LOC127126754; translation: MSILPSQTQPASSSSSSLPIPSPNSQHGISDTSSSLSPQLNHALGSLQISDYPGPSTPAAEDSGGPSEKVTELESSSGMKAPQRNSRSHSRSQSGRRTAGLSHSEGMTTGTVSSHRNQQATGSAYSQGSTPFPGRKSQMANGNHLLNFQYDPISRSQQRGPPPPPPARRQRKRRPYNKDLFLQANFKFMVLDSGNYSPESMDPDKMLQWEDIICVTYSTPSPIQCPICLEHPLCPQITSCGHIFCFPCILQYLLLGEEDHKGDCWKRCPLCFVMISVKDLYSVHITNVKQYQVGDNIEFTFLTRKKDSFTLSHKNKQETDNSSCGQGDVCDPFSKFRLTLDVDLSVRHAISDLDGWLARADSGLVDDLEKLPYVSAAMQQLKQRKKYWNEHRASNSEKSSSLIDYALQVPSISANAVDTDDENCSSESRTSSTDFPDQSKVVAMDKSTAGSCQDEILDLEKLLVEQEMNSSSSYEEKKCIQGHSNGIGDAKENDSYNFYQAADGQHLILHPLNTKCLLHHYGSYDKLPHRISGRILQLETVTQSEAVRRRYRFLSHFPLTTTFQLCEVDLSEMLPPEALAPFLDEIKNRANQRKQLAKKELKEKLKAEATSNYALSMSTHSQFISRDDPPTFSIDDFEALGNSTLSSSPQVVGERKLFSSVTRLGFAAAHDSPSFQAQETSDLHNNNSIADSSGTPGLRNGETLSYSNVISRAESNGSSNAPKTNDSGKKGKKPNRVLLSTAGGRRY